A window of the Vallitalea okinawensis genome harbors these coding sequences:
- a CDS encoding cache domain-containing sensor histidine kinase yields MQFFRYMTKTIRRKLSAAFLILIILPMVFSNILTMVVFQKIYEDKVNTHQMNNLSQIAMGVERIFKDLTITADILILDHEISEILNKEGTYQQKNIMLNSKYIEMRLSVLEAYSDTILAIEDQKGQVYSSNRSSLYDQNDDLHSFFNKASEKRFITHDLYSDMDYAEEKYLLLKKDYSDFVWGNKQGQICIGVAVDEFIHLWSYLENNNGSDFYIVDSQGRIVISSHFDELDQEFPYQLGFIDHYSIHQQRLEEDNAYIYSLALDVADFYLVQVIEEELLFQEMLTVLILLLVLNGCFIILFLIVSNLFASNISDPIKKLSAASKEVAEGHFIKLDNQGEDEVAILTKNFNNMTDQLENLIVQINEDEKAKRQLELKMLYAQINPHFLFNTLNSIRWMAETSKVFNISRMIVALSNLLKSSIITTDEFVTIEEEMNNIKNYLTIQKYRFMALFTCQINIEEELKQHEILKLILQPIVENAVIHGFEGIDYKGIINIRVWRQKDEIRIRVEDNGKGICEQNLKKILEDDQNHEKSRFSGIGMANVDQRLKLHYGKQYGLKVESEMGLGTCIDIIFPFKEIASRGEG; encoded by the coding sequence ATGCAATTTTTTCGTTACATGACCAAAACAATTCGAAGAAAACTATCCGCTGCTTTCTTAATTCTTATTATTCTTCCAATGGTCTTTTCTAATATACTAACCATGGTTGTGTTTCAAAAAATATACGAAGATAAAGTCAATACCCATCAAATGAATAATTTATCACAAATTGCTATGGGAGTTGAAAGAATATTTAAAGATTTAACAATTACTGCAGATATTCTAATTTTGGATCATGAAATTTCAGAAATATTAAATAAAGAAGGAACCTATCAACAAAAGAATATTATGCTCAATAGTAAATATATTGAGATGCGATTATCTGTATTGGAAGCTTATTCAGATACAATCTTAGCTATAGAGGATCAAAAAGGTCAAGTCTATTCGTCGAATCGATCAAGTCTTTATGATCAAAATGATGATTTACATAGTTTTTTTAATAAAGCAAGTGAAAAGAGGTTTATTACTCATGATCTTTATTCAGATATGGATTATGCTGAGGAGAAATATTTATTATTAAAGAAGGATTATTCAGATTTTGTTTGGGGAAATAAACAAGGACAAATTTGTATTGGTGTGGCAGTAGATGAGTTTATTCATCTTTGGTCTTATCTTGAAAACAATAATGGCAGTGATTTTTATATTGTTGATAGTCAAGGTAGAATTGTCATTTCATCGCATTTTGATGAGCTTGATCAAGAATTTCCATACCAATTAGGTTTCATAGACCATTACAGTATCCATCAGCAAAGGTTGGAAGAAGACAATGCTTATATCTATAGTTTAGCCTTAGATGTAGCAGATTTTTACTTAGTACAGGTGATTGAAGAAGAGCTGCTTTTTCAAGAAATGCTTACCGTGCTTATTTTGCTTTTAGTATTGAATGGTTGCTTCATTATACTCTTTCTGATAGTATCTAATTTATTTGCTTCCAATATTTCTGATCCAATTAAGAAATTGAGTGCTGCATCAAAAGAAGTTGCAGAGGGGCATTTTATTAAACTGGATAATCAAGGAGAAGATGAGGTTGCAATCTTAACTAAGAATTTTAATAACATGACAGATCAATTAGAAAATCTTATCGTTCAGATTAACGAAGATGAGAAAGCTAAGAGGCAGTTAGAGCTAAAAATGTTATATGCTCAAATCAATCCACATTTCTTATTTAATACGCTAAATTCCATCAGGTGGATGGCTGAAACGAGCAAAGTATTCAACATAAGCAGAATGATAGTAGCTTTGTCTAACTTATTAAAGAGCAGTATCATCACCACTGATGAATTTGTTACTATTGAAGAAGAAATGAATAATATCAAAAACTATTTAACCATACAGAAGTACCGCTTCATGGCTCTATTCACTTGTCAAATCAATATTGAGGAAGAGTTAAAGCAGCATGAAATATTAAAGTTAATTCTCCAGCCGATAGTGGAAAATGCAGTTATTCATGGATTTGAAGGGATAGATTATAAAGGGATTATAAATATTCGTGTATGGCGCCAGAAAGATGAAATAAGAATCAGGGTAGAAGATAATGGTAAGGGTATCTGTGAACAGAACTTGAAAAAAATATTAGAAGATGATCAAAATCATGAAAAGTCCAGATTTAGTGGGATTGGTATGGCTAATGTGGATCAACGATTAAAACTTCATTATGGTAAGCAATATGGTTTAAAAGTAGAGAGTGAAATGGGGTTAGGAACCTGTATTGATATTATATTTCCGTTTAAAGAAATAGCTTCAAGGGGTGAGGGGTAG
- a CDS encoding glycerol-3-phosphate responsive antiterminator — protein sequence MMDYKNLLHSNPIIAAVNDINKFELALASPCKIIFLLTGSILNLSDYVKQADRLEKKVFIHLDLMDGITKDSTGLKFVQEYINPFGIISTRSSLIKRANEAGFYTIQRIFLLDSISVEKGIHDIKSTKPHAVEVVPGVINKVTSEVCHITNTPIIAGGLIKEKKEVIDSLKAGAVCISTSREEIWYM from the coding sequence ATGATGGATTACAAAAATTTATTACATAGTAACCCTATAATCGCGGCAGTAAATGATATCAATAAATTTGAACTAGCCTTAGCGTCCCCATGCAAAATCATCTTTCTACTAACAGGCAGTATATTGAATTTAAGTGATTACGTCAAACAGGCAGATAGGTTGGAGAAAAAAGTATTTATACATCTGGATTTAATGGATGGTATTACGAAAGATTCAACGGGATTAAAATTTGTACAAGAATACATTAATCCATTTGGTATTATATCCACAAGGTCAAGCCTTATTAAAAGGGCAAATGAAGCAGGCTTTTATACAATACAGAGGATTTTTCTTCTGGATTCCATATCTGTTGAAAAAGGGATTCACGATATTAAGAGTACGAAGCCCCATGCTGTTGAGGTAGTACCTGGAGTGATTAATAAGGTAACATCTGAAGTGTGTCATATTACCAATACCCCTATCATAGCCGGTGGTTTAATTAAGGAGAAGAAAGAAGTCATCGATAGTTTAAAGGCGGGGGCGGTATGTATATCAACAAGTAGAGAGGAAATATGGTATATGTAA
- a CDS encoding response regulator transcription factor, whose product MIRVLIVDDEVFMRMGIKNAIDWNKEGYKIIAEASNGREAMSIMEEMDVDLVITDIKMPIMDGIELIKHMTSQYPSMKCIVLSNYNDFELVKKAMKHGAIDYLYKVTIDINELTNLLRELKKKITSNINEIPDFELAIEDQNIILRNTLIEISQGRLNKQDSKMLLNRFERCIPTLQGKIIILQINDYDNIIQHRFEGAEDALKKVVEDLVKEILTAEKSYKSVQIEKGIYLLFLHRKSTDTFIAEKLSMFIEEFLDLDTRIIYGINYKNYDEFYSHLKDIKRYMQWQFYNYKTLCCIQEENNYSYTINHLERYWEIKDQIDIYIHHHNFTAIEERLNEILVIFKKNLVAPEIVIRLMLSLLGQMSPYLIELNDDGEDIYKRYTEQYQQINYYRALVQCTNTWIKDFRKRVCKPEADKNKDIERALEFIKLNYHNKLTLEMAAYEVNLNRTYFAKLFKKIIGINFHEYLFKHRMEKAKALLLETDLKISDICFRVGYKDINHFNRSFKNFYKCSPSQIRKHGNEK is encoded by the coding sequence GTGATAAGAGTTCTAATAGTTGATGACGAAGTTTTCATGCGTATGGGTATCAAAAATGCTATTGATTGGAACAAGGAAGGATATAAAATAATTGCTGAAGCCAGCAATGGAAGAGAAGCCATGTCAATAATGGAAGAAATGGATGTAGACTTGGTTATTACAGATATAAAAATGCCAATAATGGATGGTATCGAACTCATTAAACATATGACAAGTCAATACCCTTCTATGAAGTGTATTGTACTAAGTAATTATAATGATTTTGAGCTGGTTAAGAAGGCTATGAAACATGGAGCCATTGATTATTTATACAAGGTAACTATCGATATCAATGAATTGACAAATTTATTAAGGGAGTTAAAAAAGAAAATAACCAGTAACATCAATGAGATACCAGACTTTGAGTTGGCTATAGAAGATCAAAATATTATTTTAAGAAATACACTTATAGAAATTTCACAAGGGCGATTAAACAAACAAGACTCTAAAATGTTGCTCAACAGATTTGAACGGTGTATACCTACCCTACAAGGGAAAATAATTATTCTTCAAATCAATGATTATGATAATATCATTCAACATCGCTTTGAAGGTGCAGAGGATGCCTTGAAAAAAGTTGTAGAAGACTTAGTAAAAGAGATATTAACTGCGGAGAAAAGTTATAAAAGTGTTCAAATTGAAAAAGGTATTTACTTATTATTTCTTCATAGGAAAAGTACTGACACTTTCATTGCTGAGAAATTAAGCATGTTTATTGAAGAATTCTTAGATCTAGATACGAGGATTATATACGGTATCAATTATAAAAATTATGATGAGTTTTATAGTCATCTTAAGGATATAAAAAGATATATGCAATGGCAATTCTATAACTACAAAACCTTATGTTGTATACAAGAAGAAAATAACTATTCTTATACCATTAATCACTTAGAACGCTATTGGGAGATCAAAGATCAAATTGATATCTATATACATCATCATAATTTTACTGCAATTGAAGAACGGTTAAATGAGATTTTAGTTATTTTTAAAAAGAATCTTGTGGCTCCAGAAATAGTTATACGCTTGATGCTTTCGCTTCTTGGACAAATGAGTCCTTACTTAATTGAACTAAATGATGATGGTGAAGATATCTATAAAAGATACACAGAACAATATCAGCAGATTAACTATTATCGAGCATTGGTTCAATGTACGAATACGTGGATCAAGGATTTCAGAAAGCGAGTATGTAAGCCAGAGGCTGATAAGAATAAGGATATTGAAAGAGCTCTCGAATTTATCAAACTAAATTATCACAATAAACTTACATTGGAAATGGCAGCTTATGAAGTGAATCTTAACCGTACTTATTTTGCTAAACTTTTTAAGAAGATTATCGGGATAAATTTTCATGAATATCTTTTTAAACATCGCATGGAGAAAGCGAAAGCGTTGCTTTTAGAAACTGATTTAAAGATTTCTGATATATGTTTTAGAGTTGGTTATAAAGACATTAACCACTTTAATAGAAGTTTTAAAAATTTCTATAAGTGTTCACCAAGTCAAATAAGGAAACATGGTAACGAAAAATAA
- a CDS encoding Lin0368 family putative glycerol transporter subunit, translated as MKHLGTILGSAIAGIFVMSVWGAFVEAYGIGGGWFAGLIIIGSMWYLNHYLGIHKNDGAWVDMALGIGMVGLTRGMFEQGIQAGIDSLPTLVVVLIGGAFGGITAALIQKRMKAESK; from the coding sequence ATGAAACATCTAGGAACAATTTTGGGAAGTGCCATTGCGGGTATTTTCGTCATGAGTGTATGGGGAGCATTTGTGGAAGCATACGGTATAGGTGGGGGTTGGTTCGCTGGATTAATCATTATTGGATCAATGTGGTATCTCAATCACTATCTTGGCATTCACAAAAATGACGGAGCTTGGGTAGACATGGCATTAGGAATAGGTATGGTAGGCCTTACAAGAGGTATGTTTGAACAAGGTATACAAGCGGGTATAGATTCATTACCTACATTAGTTGTTGTATTAATTGGTGGAGCTTTTGGGGGTATCACAGCAGCATTAATACAAAAAAGAATGAAGGCAGAAAGTAAGTAA
- a CDS encoding glycerol-3-phosphate responsive antiterminator yields MNDHVGILSNNPIIAAVNDIEKYKIALESPCSIIFLLTGNILNLRSLVNQAREYDKKVFIHFDLMDGLTKDTTGLKFVKEHVQPYGIISTRSSLIKRANDADFFTIQRIFLLDSISFEKGINDIKTSRPDAIEIMPGVVTKMTAEVCAMTHVPVIAGGLIKEKKDVIDNLSAGAVCISTSRKEIWYM; encoded by the coding sequence ATGAACGATCACGTGGGGATACTATCCAATAATCCAATAATTGCAGCTGTAAATGATATAGAAAAATATAAGATAGCTCTTGAATCACCTTGCAGCATAATTTTTCTTCTTACAGGTAATATACTGAATTTAAGAAGTTTAGTTAATCAAGCAAGAGAATATGATAAAAAGGTCTTTATTCACTTTGACTTAATGGATGGTCTCACAAAAGATACCACAGGGTTAAAATTTGTTAAAGAGCATGTTCAACCTTATGGTATTATTTCTACCCGGTCAAGTTTAATCAAAAGAGCAAATGATGCAGATTTTTTTACTATTCAAAGAATCTTTTTATTGGATTCTATTTCCTTTGAAAAGGGGATTAATGATATAAAAACCAGTAGACCTGATGCAATTGAAATCATGCCCGGTGTTGTAACCAAAATGACAGCTGAAGTCTGTGCAATGACCCATGTACCAGTTATTGCTGGAGGGTTAATTAAAGAGAAAAAAGATGTTATTGATAATTTGAGTGCAGGTGCAGTGTGTATTTCAACAAGTAGAAAAGAAATATGGTACATGTAA
- a CDS encoding dihydrofolate reductase produces the protein MNFIVAVDEAWNIGCNGQLLTHVPEDMANFRRTTTGGVVVMGRKTLESFPEGKPLKNRKNIVLTRNKNYQPEDVIICHSVEQLMEELKQYPEENIWVIGGSEIYNLLIPYCKKGYITILKGEYKADTKIMNMDQIPSWKKIEESPWQTSKKGAVFKFTVYENNEK, from the coding sequence ATGAATTTTATTGTAGCAGTTGATGAAGCATGGAATATTGGTTGCAATGGACAGTTACTAACGCATGTTCCCGAAGATATGGCCAACTTTAGAAGGACTACAACAGGTGGTGTTGTGGTGATGGGGCGAAAGACTTTGGAATCATTTCCAGAAGGAAAGCCACTGAAAAATCGTAAGAATATTGTTTTGACAAGAAATAAAAATTATCAGCCTGAAGATGTTATAATTTGTCATTCAGTGGAGCAATTGATGGAGGAACTTAAACAGTATCCAGAGGAAAATATTTGGGTTATTGGAGGTAGTGAAATTTATAATCTACTTATACCTTATTGCAAAAAAGGATATATTACTATTTTAAAAGGTGAGTATAAAGCAGATACAAAAATTATGAATATGGATCAAATCCCTTCATGGAAAAAGATCGAAGAAAGTCCTTGGCAAACAAGTAAAAAAGGTGCAGTATTTAAATTTACAGTCTATGAGAATAATGAAAAATAA
- a CDS encoding carbohydrate ABC transporter permease, whose translation MKKTSIHIALIIGALLTILPFFWMVLTSFKTMTEATQIPLVFFPEVWNLNNYKEALAILPFGTYYLNTILMTIGRTVGQIVFCSMAAYAFGRIEFPGKNFIFAAILSILMVPGQIFLVPQYMIMNKLHLLNTITALILPGMFSAFGTFLMVQFFRTIPKSLEDAAIIDGCSHFKVYYRIMMPLVIPGISALTIFTVLYSWNDLLWPLICNTSMDKLTLSVGLASLKGQHLTNYPVLMAGCIIAIWPMILMFIILQRTFVESIAMSGIK comes from the coding sequence ATGAAGAAGACCAGTATTCATATAGCTTTAATAATAGGAGCTTTACTGACCATATTACCATTCTTCTGGATGGTACTCACATCATTTAAGACTATGACAGAAGCGACTCAAATTCCCTTAGTATTTTTTCCGGAAGTATGGAATTTAAATAACTATAAAGAAGCTTTAGCGATTCTTCCTTTTGGTACCTATTATCTAAACACCATACTGATGACAATAGGACGAACGGTAGGACAAATTGTATTCTGCTCTATGGCGGCTTATGCCTTTGGACGTATTGAATTTCCTGGAAAAAATTTTATTTTTGCAGCCATTTTATCTATTTTAATGGTTCCAGGGCAAATATTTCTAGTACCCCAATACATGATTATGAATAAGTTACATCTACTCAATACAATAACAGCCCTTATTTTACCTGGTATGTTCAGTGCTTTTGGGACCTTCTTAATGGTACAATTCTTCAGAACAATACCAAAATCACTGGAAGATGCAGCGATTATCGATGGTTGTAGTCATTTTAAAGTATACTATCGCATTATGATGCCTTTAGTTATCCCAGGGATTTCAGCGTTAACTATATTTACAGTGCTCTACAGTTGGAATGATTTACTATGGCCATTAATTTGTAATACGTCAATGGATAAACTTACTTTATCTGTTGGATTAGCTTCCTTAAAAGGTCAACATCTTACCAATTATCCAGTATTAATGGCAGGATGTATCATTGCTATCTGGCCAATGATCCTTATGTTTATTATTCTTCAACGGACCTTTGTTGAGAGTATAGCTATGTCAGGAATTAAATAA
- a CDS encoding ABC transporter substrate-binding protein codes for MKKLISVMLILVMVLGIIGCSNDTASKDGAEETKKVSETKEKENTTKESKKLELTYALWDKNLQPIYEKIAIEFEKQNPEIDIVIEITPWSDYWTKLEAAASGGVLPDIFWMNGPNITMYADANVVLPITEYVEDDQFDLSNYPQSLVDLYTVNGENYAIPIFWDTIALYYNKEIFDQAGVEYPTDSWTMEDLVQAATELTNPDTGVYGIAAPLDNQQNYYNTIHQAGGYIISDDKKTSGFDDPATIKGIQVWVDMINQGISPTLMELNETNAASLFESGKLAMVYSGSWMYPQYAKNENLAGKFDLEVLPMMEERASVIHGLGACINPATDYPDEAWQFVKFLGSEEANDIFAMEKGGLPAYLPSVNKFIDQESSTGYNVAVFTDQVSYSAMYPNSKHTSKWQAVERDYLKQAYTGEMTVEEACKKIAEEMNGILDKE; via the coding sequence TTGAAAAAATTAATAAGTGTGATGCTCATATTGGTAATGGTTCTAGGGATTATTGGATGTAGTAATGACACAGCATCAAAGGATGGTGCAGAGGAGACTAAGAAAGTAAGTGAAACCAAAGAAAAGGAAAACACAACTAAGGAAAGTAAAAAGTTAGAATTGACTTATGCTTTATGGGATAAAAATCTACAGCCTATCTATGAAAAAATCGCAATTGAATTTGAGAAGCAAAATCCAGAAATTGATATTGTTATAGAAATTACACCATGGAGTGATTATTGGACCAAGTTAGAAGCAGCCGCTTCAGGTGGTGTTTTACCAGATATTTTTTGGATGAATGGTCCTAACATCACTATGTATGCAGATGCTAATGTGGTCTTACCTATTACAGAATATGTAGAAGATGATCAGTTCGATCTGTCCAATTATCCACAAAGTTTAGTAGATCTATATACTGTTAATGGAGAGAATTATGCTATACCAATATTTTGGGATACTATAGCATTGTACTATAATAAAGAAATATTTGACCAAGCAGGTGTAGAGTATCCAACGGATTCATGGACAATGGAGGATTTAGTTCAAGCTGCAACAGAATTAACAAATCCTGATACAGGTGTTTATGGTATTGCAGCACCTTTGGATAATCAACAAAACTATTATAATACTATCCACCAAGCTGGTGGCTATATTATCTCGGATGATAAGAAAACATCTGGGTTCGATGATCCAGCGACCATCAAAGGTATTCAAGTATGGGTAGATATGATTAATCAAGGGATATCTCCTACATTAATGGAGCTAAATGAAACTAATGCAGCCAGCTTATTTGAGTCAGGTAAATTAGCTATGGTTTATAGTGGTTCATGGATGTACCCTCAATACGCTAAAAATGAAAATCTAGCAGGCAAATTTGATTTAGAGGTCTTACCAATGATGGAAGAAAGAGCATCTGTCATTCATGGTTTAGGTGCATGCATCAACCCTGCTACGGATTATCCTGATGAAGCGTGGCAATTTGTGAAGTTCTTAGGAAGCGAAGAAGCTAATGATATTTTTGCTATGGAAAAGGGTGGTTTACCTGCATATTTACCATCAGTCAATAAATTTATCGATCAGGAATCTTCAACTGGCTATAATGTAGCTGTGTTTACCGACCAAGTGAGCTATTCAGCCATGTATCCAAATTCAAAGCATACATCAAAATGGCAAGCGGTAGAGAGGGATTACCTAAAGCAAGCTTATACAGGAGAAATGACTGTAGAAGAAGCATGCAAAAAGATTGCCGAAGAAATGAATGGCATATTGGATAAAGAATAA
- a CDS encoding carbohydrate ABC transporter permease — translation MSLSVRKRKDYFWAYTMIFPTVFGLFIFYIIPFFQTVLYSFTDLGAFGMYSWVGLDNYINLFKDKEVWQAFLNTLIYTVLAVPISVALSILVAALLNTAIKGLTVYRVLYFLPAVTMPAAVALVWRWLYNSQYGLINAFLGFFSIEGQAWISEPDIALYAIVIVGVWSVVGYNMIIILAGMQRCSRTYYEAAEIDGAGSIQKFFNITIPLISPTIFFVVVMSLIRSFQVFEYIYMMVDKSSIALERTQSLVYLYFDEAFVLHEKGYASSIIMVLFVLILIITYFQLKLQKKWVHYEE, via the coding sequence GTGAGTTTATCAGTTCGTAAAAGAAAAGATTATTTTTGGGCCTATACGATGATTTTCCCTACTGTTTTTGGACTATTTATTTTTTATATCATACCTTTTTTTCAAACGGTCTTATATAGTTTTACTGATCTAGGTGCCTTCGGCATGTATTCTTGGGTAGGACTTGATAATTATATCAATTTATTTAAAGATAAGGAAGTTTGGCAAGCTTTCCTAAATACCTTGATTTATACAGTGTTAGCAGTTCCAATAAGTGTTGCATTATCCATTCTAGTAGCTGCCTTATTAAATACAGCCATTAAAGGATTAACGGTATACAGGGTGCTTTATTTTTTACCAGCTGTAACGATGCCAGCAGCTGTTGCACTTGTATGGAGGTGGTTATATAATTCTCAATATGGACTTATCAATGCTTTTCTTGGTTTTTTTTCAATAGAAGGGCAAGCTTGGATTTCAGAACCTGATATAGCGTTGTATGCCATTGTCATTGTGGGTGTATGGAGTGTTGTTGGTTATAATATGATTATCATTTTAGCTGGCATGCAAAGGTGTTCAAGAACTTACTATGAAGCAGCAGAAATTGATGGAGCAGGTAGCATTCAGAAGTTTTTCAACATCACGATACCTCTTATTTCACCGACAATTTTCTTTGTAGTTGTAATGTCACTTATTCGTTCTTTCCAAGTTTTTGAATACATCTATATGATGGTGGATAAGTCTAGTATCGCTTTAGAAAGAACTCAATCCTTAGTATATCTATACTTTGATGAGGCTTTTGTACTTCATGAAAAAGGATATGCATCATCTATCATTATGGTACTCTTTGTTCTCATACTAATCATTACATACTTTCAATTGAAATTGCAAAAAAAGTGGGTGCACTATGAAGAATAG
- the thyA gene encoding thymidylate synthase, translating into MSYADQVFIEMCQDIIENGYSSEGQEVRPRWEDGTPAHTIKKFGVVNRYDLSKEFPILTLRPVPLKSAIDEILWIWQKKSNNIKDLNSKIWDSWADEQGSIGKAYGYQLGVKHQYTEGMFDQVERVLYDLKHNPMSRRIMTNIYVHQDLHEMNLYPCAYSVTFNVTGNKLNAILNQRSQDILVANGWNVCQYAALVHMLAQVSQLEVGEFVHVIADAHIYDRHIPIVKELIERPVFKAPKLILNKEIEDFYAFTKDDFQLEGYEKNPQIKNLPVAV; encoded by the coding sequence ATGAGTTATGCAGATCAAGTTTTTATAGAGATGTGTCAGGATATTATAGAGAATGGCTACAGTTCAGAGGGACAAGAAGTGCGTCCTAGATGGGAAGATGGAACACCAGCCCATACGATTAAAAAGTTTGGAGTGGTTAATCGATATGATTTATCAAAGGAGTTTCCTATACTTACTTTAAGACCTGTTCCGTTAAAGAGTGCTATTGATGAGATACTTTGGATTTGGCAAAAGAAATCCAACAATATTAAAGATCTTAATAGTAAGATATGGGATTCATGGGCTGATGAACAGGGGAGTATTGGTAAAGCGTATGGCTACCAGTTAGGGGTTAAACATCAATATACAGAGGGCATGTTTGACCAGGTAGAGCGTGTACTATACGATCTTAAACACAATCCAATGAGCAGAAGAATTATGACTAATATCTATGTTCACCAAGACTTACATGAAATGAATCTTTATCCATGTGCGTATAGTGTCACCTTTAACGTTACTGGTAACAAACTCAATGCGATTTTAAATCAACGATCACAAGATATTCTAGTTGCTAACGGGTGGAATGTATGTCAGTATGCCGCTTTGGTGCATATGCTAGCTCAAGTGAGTCAATTGGAAGTTGGAGAGTTTGTACATGTTATTGCAGATGCCCATATTTATGATCGTCATATACCTATTGTCAAGGAATTAATTGAACGACCAGTATTTAAAGCACCAAAACTAATTTTGAATAAAGAGATAGAGGATTTTTACGCCTTTACTAAAGATGATTTTCAATTAGAAGGATATGAAAAGAATCCACAAATAAAAAACTTGCCTGTTGCCGTTTAG
- a CDS encoding Lin0368 family putative glycerol transporter subunit — MWMISTFAGGFIFAFMIRLLWGKFVEDWGSIGGWMAAGVIVGTAWTLNHGVGLIYQSGGAWIDMAFAAFSGLFLASAIVDGDDMKKGLVNAVMGIIGGILGGFILYSLMFH, encoded by the coding sequence ATGTGGATGATTTCAACTTTTGCTGGCGGATTTATATTCGCATTCATGATTCGCTTATTATGGGGTAAGTTTGTTGAGGATTGGGGTTCAATCGGTGGCTGGATGGCAGCTGGTGTTATTGTTGGTACGGCTTGGACACTTAATCACGGTGTTGGTTTAATCTACCAAAGTGGTGGAGCTTGGATTGATATGGCTTTTGCAGCTTTCTCTGGTCTATTCTTAGCCAGTGCTATAGTTGATGGTGATGATATGAAGAAAGGTTTAGTGAATGCAGTTATGGGGATTATCGGTGGTATCCTCGGTGGATTTATATTATATAGCTTAATGTTTCACTAA